One window of the Candidatus Wolbachia massiliensis genome contains the following:
- a CDS encoding IS630 family transposase (programmed frameshift), translated as MPAAYSYDLRKKAIQALDEGESKTAVAKRFKIGRVTLYKWEKRRKETGDFQSKKLGNRGYNHKITDWNAFAEFVKKHGDKTQSEVAKLWGNISRQTIHRALKKIGFTRKKKTYGYKERNEEKRAEFLKVISAKSPEKLVYIDESGIDNTEDYPYGYCRKGERFHALKSGKKTQRVSMIAALNKGKIVAPMTFEGYCDTEIFNGWFEQFLAPILQPGQTVILDNATFHKSKKIVEFAKSVGAEIMYLPPYSPDFNDIEHYWFAIKNRVRRNIPLFKSFRHAVDSAFLHLFPLL; from the exons GTGCCAGCAGCATATAGCTATGACTTAAGGAAAAAAGCCATCCAGGCGTTGGATGAAGGAGAGAGTAAAACAGCAGTAGCAAAGAGATTCAAAATTGGTAGAGTAACATTGTATAAATGGGAGAAAAGGCGCAAAGAAACAGGAGATTTTCAATCGAAGAAACTGGGGAATAGGGGCTATAATCATAAAATTACCGACTGGAATGCGTTTGCAGAATTTGTGAAAAAACATGGCGATAAAACACAGTCAGAGGTGGCTAAACTATGGGGCAATATAAGTCGTCAAACAATTCATAGAGCTCTGAAAAAAATTGGATTTACACGCA AAAAAAAGACTTATGGGTACAAAGAAAGGAACGAAGAAAAACGAGCTGAATTTTTAAAAGTTATATCTGCAAAATCTCCTGAAAAGCTGGTATATATTGATGAATCTGGTATAGACAATACAGAGGACTACCCATACGGGTATTGCAGAAAGGGAGAGAGGTTTCATGCATTAAAATCAGGTAAAAAAACGCAGCGAGTTAGCATGATTGCAGCTTTAAACAAGGGAAAAATCGTTGCACCTATGACCTTTGAAGGCTATTGTGATACAGAGATTTTTAATGGCTGGTTCGAGCAATTTCTGGCACCAATTTTACAGCCTGGACAAACGGTGATTTTGGACAATGCAACTTTTCATAAGTCTAAAAAGATTGTCGAATTTGCCAAAAGTGTTGGTGCAGAAATTATGTATCTCCCTCCCTATTCTCCTGATTTTAATGATATTGAACACTATTGGTTTGCTATCAAAAACAGAGTCAGAAGGAACATACCTCTGTTTAAATCTTTTCGCCATGCTGTCGATTCTGCTTTTCTTCATTTGTTTCCACTATTATGA
- a CDS encoding ParA family protein, producing MSNVIAIVNQKGGVGKTTTSINLSTAFAAVGKSTLLVDLDPQGNASTGLGISYRSREEKNIYKILLSSENELVESAIFNIKEIPNLSLISSVVDLSAAEIELSQLERGKFVLKSALEKIRDNYEYIIIDCPPSLGLLTINALTAADSIIVPLQCEFFALEGLSHLVKTVELIKRNNLNPFLVMEGIVLTMYDRRNKLSEQIKNDICQYLNDKVYKTIIPLYETIIPRNVRLSEAPSHGKPAIVYDLKCPGAQAYISLAKEILKKHTSSCKEKKLVSEGVV from the coding sequence GTGAGCAACGTTATTGCAATAGTAAACCAAAAGGGTGGAGTTGGTAAAACTACAACCAGTATAAATTTATCAACGGCCTTTGCTGCTGTAGGAAAAAGTACTTTATTGGTAGATCTTGATCCTCAAGGAAATGCTAGCACAGGACTTGGGATTTCTTATCGTAGTAGAGAAGAAAAAAATATATATAAAATACTATTAAGTAGCGAAAATGAGCTGGTAGAATCAGCAATTTTCAATATAAAGGAGATTCCAAATTTATCACTAATCTCATCAGTAGTTGATTTATCAGCCGCAGAAATTGAATTATCACAACTTGAAAGAGGAAAATTTGTGCTAAAAAGTGCATTAGAAAAAATACGTGATAATTATGAGTATATAATTATTGATTGTCCTCCATCGCTTGGCTTGCTCACCATAAATGCTTTGACTGCTGCTGACTCTATTATTGTTCCTCTTCAATGTGAATTTTTTGCTCTGGAAGGATTAAGCCACTTAGTTAAAACTGTAGAGTTGATAAAAAGAAACAATCTAAATCCTTTTCTGGTAATGGAAGGAATAGTGTTAACAATGTACGACAGACGCAACAAACTGAGTGAGCAGATTAAAAATGATATTTGCCAGTATCTAAATGATAAGGTGTATAAAACTATTATTCCGTTATATGAGACCATTATTCCACGTAATGTAAGACTATCAGAAGCGCCTTCTCATGGAAAACCCGCTATTGTGTATGACCTTAAATGTCCCGGCGCGCAAGCATATATAAGTTTAGCAAAAGAGATTTTAAAAAAGCACACAAGCAGTTGTAAAGAGAAGAAGCTGGTAAGTGAGGGCGTGGTATGA
- the sucC gene encoding ADP-forming succinate--CoA ligase subunit beta: MNIHEYQAKEILHKFNVPVPKGFVVISAEEVETQISQLKSDIFVVKAQIHAGGRGKAGGVKLAKSTEEAQQFVRNMLGMTLVTHQTGPSGQQVRRVYIEEGSSIKKEYYLSLVVDPELSKPTFIFSSEGGMDIEEVAKNSPTKIVKFDIDYAVGFASFDSNKLGSSFSLSPEQIEKIMNVAKNIYNAFIATDASQIEINPLVETNSGDFIALDAKINFDDNALYRHPDIMELRDYDEEVKEEIEASKHGLSYIKMDGSIGCMVNGAGLAMATMDIIKYYGAEPANFLDVGGGASKETVTEAFKIILSDNNVKGILVNIFGGIMRCDIIASGIVEAAKEISIKVPLVVRLSGTNFEEGKKILEESGLNIIAADELDEAAQKIVKEVK, from the coding sequence ATGAATATTCACGAGTACCAAGCAAAAGAGATTTTGCATAAATTTAATGTCCCAGTGCCAAAGGGTTTTGTTGTTATATCTGCAGAAGAAGTAGAGACTCAAATAAGCCAGTTAAAGTCTGACATATTTGTAGTTAAAGCTCAAATTCATGCAGGTGGTAGAGGTAAAGCAGGTGGTGTAAAGCTTGCAAAGTCAACTGAAGAGGCTCAACAGTTTGTAAGAAACATGCTTGGTATGACTTTGGTTACTCACCAAACAGGACCAAGTGGACAGCAAGTAAGAAGAGTATACATTGAAGAAGGCTCAAGCATTAAGAAGGAGTATTATTTGAGTCTAGTAGTTGATCCAGAGCTCAGTAAGCCAACGTTTATATTTTCCTCAGAAGGTGGAATGGATATTGAAGAAGTTGCAAAAAATTCTCCTACAAAAATTGTGAAATTTGATATTGATTATGCTGTTGGTTTTGCAAGTTTTGATAGCAATAAATTAGGTAGCAGTTTTAGTTTAAGTCCAGAGCAAATAGAAAAAATAATGAATGTTGCAAAAAATATATATAATGCATTTATTGCAACTGACGCAAGTCAAATTGAGATTAATCCATTGGTTGAAACAAATTCTGGAGATTTTATTGCACTTGATGCTAAAATTAATTTTGATGACAATGCTTTATATCGTCATCCTGATATTATGGAACTCCGTGATTATGATGAGGAAGTGAAAGAGGAGATAGAAGCTTCAAAGCATGGACTTAGTTATATAAAAATGGATGGCAGTATTGGTTGCATGGTAAACGGTGCGGGTCTTGCTATGGCAACAATGGATATAATAAAATACTACGGGGCAGAGCCTGCCAACTTTTTGGACGTTGGCGGTGGAGCAAGTAAAGAGACTGTCACCGAAGCGTTTAAGATCATATTGTCTGATAATAACGTAAAAGGAATTTTGGTTAATATATTTGGTGGTATAATGCGCTGCGATATTATCGCAAGTGGGATTGTTGAAGCTGCGAAAGAAATAAGCATTAAAGTTCCTTTAGTAGTTAGGTTGTCGGGTACTAATTTTGAGGAAGGGAAAAAAATCTTAGAAGAATCAGGATTAAATATTATTGCTGCAGATGAACTTGATGAAGCTGCGCAAAAGATAGTAAAAGAGGTGAAATAA
- the hemF gene encoding oxygen-dependent coproporphyrinogen oxidase, with product MEEQKKQAFEWFCALRDKIVESFLLIEEQAFTGPKVEKRKWNRPGGGGGESTIIYGNVFEKVGVNVSKVHGKLADSVINEIPGAGENNGEFWASGISLVSHMQSPLVPAAHMNTRLIYTSKQWFGGGMDFTPIYRDEEDCKYIHESIKTTCDKFDAEYYPKFKEQCDSYFFLQHRKEPRGIGGIFYDNLNSGSWKNDFKFTKAVGAAFLEIYLHIIHQHMRKSWTKEQRENQLIKRGRYVEFNLLYDRGTRFGLMTDGNPDAIMMSMPPLVKWM from the coding sequence ATGGAAGAACAAAAAAAACAAGCTTTTGAATGGTTCTGTGCACTGAGGGATAAAATTGTAGAATCTTTCTTGTTAATTGAAGAGCAGGCATTCACAGGTCCAAAGGTCGAAAAAAGAAAATGGAATCGTCCAGGTGGTGGAGGTGGTGAGTCTACAATTATCTATGGTAACGTTTTTGAAAAAGTGGGAGTAAACGTTTCAAAAGTACATGGAAAACTTGCAGATTCAGTGATAAATGAGATTCCTGGTGCAGGTGAAAATAACGGAGAATTTTGGGCAAGTGGTATATCTTTAGTGTCTCACATGCAATCGCCCCTTGTTCCTGCAGCACATATGAATACAAGGCTGATATATACATCGAAACAATGGTTCGGTGGAGGAATGGACTTCACTCCAATATATAGAGATGAAGAAGATTGTAAGTATATTCATGAATCAATCAAAACAACATGTGATAAATTTGATGCTGAGTATTATCCAAAATTTAAAGAGCAGTGTGACAGCTATTTTTTCTTGCAACATAGAAAAGAGCCACGCGGTATTGGTGGAATTTTTTATGATAATCTTAATTCTGGTAGCTGGAAAAATGACTTCAAGTTTACAAAAGCAGTGGGTGCAGCCTTTTTGGAAATTTATTTGCACATCATACATCAACATATGCGAAAGTCTTGGACAAAGGAGCAGCGAGAAAACCAATTAATAAAACGTGGTAGGTATGTAGAGTTCAATCTGCTATATGATCGTGGTACAAGGTTTGGTTTAATGACTGATGGCAATCCAGACGCAATTATGATGTCAATGCCACCTCTTGTTAAGTGGATGTAA
- a CDS encoding ParB/RepB/Spo0J family partition protein produces MKGDRRLGRGLAGLIGDNYDDKEDLQEHLPISLLHPSKFQPRKYFDEESLKELASSIEKNGIIQPIVVRKDSNKDGYEIIAGERRWRAGKIANLNSAPVIIKNLSDKECLEVSIIENIQRQDINPIEEGEAYRKLTDEFSYTHEELALAIGKSRSHITNMIRMLSLPDGVKAMINGKKLSMGHARVLINVENAESIAEKVVFQGLSVRQTEKLIKDLHQNNNQKYTKNQDMAALEGTISSKLGLKIKINDYNSKGKVMIRYNNSNELDLILKILNRKLECQ; encoded by the coding sequence ATGAAGGGTGATAGACGCTTAGGTAGAGGCCTCGCCGGTCTCATAGGCGATAATTATGACGACAAAGAAGATCTACAAGAACATTTGCCTATTTCACTACTGCACCCAAGCAAATTCCAGCCAAGGAAATACTTTGATGAAGAATCGCTGAAAGAGCTTGCAAGTTCGATAGAGAAAAATGGCATTATACAACCTATTGTAGTACGCAAAGATTCAAACAAAGATGGCTATGAAATAATAGCTGGAGAACGTCGTTGGCGAGCAGGCAAGATTGCAAATCTCAACAGTGCACCGGTTATTATAAAAAATTTGAGTGACAAAGAATGCTTAGAAGTATCCATTATTGAGAACATACAAAGGCAAGATATAAATCCAATAGAAGAAGGGGAAGCTTATAGAAAACTGACAGATGAATTCTCTTATACACATGAAGAACTAGCCTTAGCTATAGGCAAAAGTCGCAGTCATATAACCAACATGATTCGGATGTTATCACTTCCTGACGGGGTGAAAGCAATGATTAATGGAAAGAAGTTGTCTATGGGCCATGCAAGGGTGTTGATTAATGTTGAAAATGCAGAAAGTATAGCAGAAAAGGTAGTTTTTCAAGGTTTAAGCGTCAGACAAACTGAAAAATTGATAAAAGATTTACACCAAAATAATAACCAAAAATATACTAAAAATCAAGATATGGCAGCACTAGAGGGCACTATATCTTCTAAACTTGGGTTAAAGATCAAAATTAATGATTATAACTCCAAGGGTAAAGTTATGATACGATATAACAATTCAAATGAATTAGATTTAATACTCAAAATTTTGAATAGAAAACTTGAGTGCCAGTAA
- a CDS encoding ankyrin repeat domain-containing protein: protein MKKGANINFQDANYELNTPLHAAVRKQEPKVVKLLVKNGAIQIKNSKGKMPLDIAKSLNNEGIIQELGRASLLKRANTGENKPEIGSSKKPRISVIAHRDKVIYKV, encoded by the coding sequence TTGAAGAAAGGAGCGAACATTAATTTTCAGGACGCTAATTATGAGTTAAATACACCGTTACATGCGGCTGTTCGCAAACAGGAACCTAAAGTAGTTAAGCTGCTTGTCAAAAATGGAGCAATACAAATCAAGAATAGTAAAGGTAAAATGCCACTAGATATTGCTAAAAGTCTTAATAACGAAGGTATTATTCAAGAATTAGGCAGAGCTTCACTTCTAAAAAGGGCAAATACTGGAGAAAACAAGCCAGAAATTGGTTCTTCTAAAAAGCCAAGAATTTCCGTAATCGCTCACAGAGATAAGGTGATTTACAAAGTATAG
- a CDS encoding ankyrin repeat domain-containing protein produces the protein MLKVERSIDYLEKEKNNSEASKILEKVQRIGQAYKSSELKRYRRFDSDGEREKNTELFSAIRNGNLQKVQDLLKAGVKLNIIDKNNKDNTPLHYAVERDKKEIVRKLLQEWKADVNAKNNKGDTPLHIAVSRNNKKLVSLLLDKQARSDIKNNEGKEPYELAKNQEVSYIFKHRSSHSSDYNDIMSQANLNEELIKIVKSSTSEK, from the coding sequence ATGCTCAAAGTGGAGCGTTCAATAGATTACTTAGAAAAAGAAAAAAATAATTCAGAAGCTTCCAAAATATTAGAGAAAGTACAACGTATAGGACAAGCTTATAAATCTTCTGAACTTAAACGTTATCGTAGGTTTGATAGTGATGGTGAAAGAGAGAAAAATACAGAGCTATTTTCTGCTATAAGAAATGGCAACCTGCAGAAAGTACAAGATCTTTTAAAAGCAGGAGTAAAGCTTAACATCATTGATAAAAATAATAAAGATAATACACCTTTACACTATGCTGTTGAAAGGGATAAAAAAGAAATAGTTAGAAAATTACTGCAAGAATGGAAGGCAGATGTTAACGCTAAAAACAATAAAGGTGATACACCTTTGCATATTGCTGTTTCCAGAAATAACAAAAAACTTGTATCGCTACTTCTAGATAAACAAGCAAGAAGTGATATCAAAAATAATGAGGGTAAAGAGCCATATGAATTAGCTAAAAATCAAGAGGTAAGCTATATTTTTAAACATAGGAGCTCTCATTCTTCTGACTATAATGATATTATGAGTCAAGCCAATCTTAATGAGGAGTTGATAAAAATTGTTAAGAGTAGCACCTCAGAAAAATAA
- a CDS encoding ATP-binding protein — protein sequence MSKRYIDSKKENRVDFILRNHGMSVVVMAVIMFLPPVVISTLYFFNIYDQHINIEINLLVSTLMTLFIVYNVKRYRYLLNIIEFQNAIFANALNHNTEFCLILHRDEDIVYADARFYERFKDHIDNHVTLSKILEAGDISEKDKKALYHALKNNSSIQVHIALNKRNRMFNFLLLFEPIPDNPQIAVDSNKILNLSLAPIARPHGYFVLKATQMNKEQVYEELIEKHNIGTYIANSKGVILSVNKRFLDIFELKKLEKGSSINDFIYQSKYNTAATGNEILFFTVSGVPFKAYMSTAMFCDKHHHNYIHGLITPVESNVIDYQLHPCFANSSIAIAQCDVNGNFIKKNTALIKLAGPDNNSIFTLILDDYHIKIREYFSSNRINNASFDVQLNDNNNMKIYFNKFLHNRTMFILCYFVDNTEHKNLEIKLEHYQKMQAIGQLAGGIAHDFNNILTGIIGFCDLLLLKHSAGDPSFGDIIQIQQNAKRGSNLVKQLLAFSRRQTMQPKIIDVNSTIANLYEMIKRLIGENIKFTTYYGRDLGMVRADQGQLEQVIINLVINASAAMEKGGELTIRTFDKKIDSLNSTPWDMFSPDKEAIEHGNYVVIEVIDTGCGMTSNTIEKVFDPFFSTKDITSGTGLGLSTVYGIIKQTEGYIYVASKVNHGTKFSIFLPMVYISDENNIEKDSEEIEKPVVSEVKGNGIILLIEDEDSVREFTTKALERRGFDVIEASMGSKALEIISTKSQHIDLIITDVIMPEVSGPEIVKEALIHRPDIDVIFISGYAEDAFLKNDTINIEDFHFLPKPFTLSELGNKVQSVLHKVKKPV from the coding sequence ATGAGTAAAAGATACATAGATAGCAAGAAAGAGAACAGAGTTGACTTCATATTGAGGAATCATGGAATGTCAGTTGTCGTTATGGCAGTTATTATGTTTCTACCTCCGGTGGTAATATCGACACTCTATTTTTTTAATATATATGATCAGCATATTAATATAGAGATTAATTTACTGGTCAGTACTCTAATGACTCTCTTTATAGTATATAACGTAAAACGTTACAGATACCTACTTAACATTATAGAATTCCAAAATGCAATATTTGCGAATGCATTAAATCATAACACAGAATTTTGTCTCATTTTACATAGAGATGAGGATATTGTCTATGCTGATGCAAGGTTCTACGAAAGGTTTAAAGATCACATAGATAATCATGTTACATTAAGCAAGATTCTTGAAGCAGGAGATATTTCAGAAAAAGACAAAAAAGCATTATACCATGCGCTAAAAAATAACTCTTCTATACAGGTACATATTGCCTTAAACAAGAGAAATAGGATGTTTAATTTTCTTTTACTCTTTGAACCTATACCGGATAATCCCCAAATTGCTGTAGATAGTAATAAGATTTTAAATTTATCATTAGCACCAATAGCAAGACCGCATGGGTATTTTGTGTTGAAAGCAACACAAATGAACAAAGAGCAAGTATACGAAGAATTAATAGAAAAGCATAATATAGGAACTTACATTGCAAATTCTAAAGGGGTGATCTTATCTGTAAATAAAAGGTTTTTGGACATATTTGAATTGAAAAAACTTGAAAAAGGCAGTTCAATCAACGATTTCATATATCAATCTAAATATAATACTGCAGCAACTGGTAATGAAATTTTGTTTTTTACCGTCAGTGGTGTTCCATTTAAGGCTTATATGAGCACTGCTATGTTTTGCGATAAACATCATCATAATTATATACATGGCCTTATTACACCAGTTGAATCAAACGTTATTGATTATCAATTACACCCCTGCTTTGCAAATTCATCAATTGCTATTGCACAATGTGATGTAAACGGTAACTTTATAAAAAAAAATACAGCACTAATAAAACTTGCAGGGCCAGATAATAATTCAATTTTTACATTGATATTAGATGATTATCATATAAAAATACGTGAGTATTTTTCAAGTAATAGGATAAATAACGCATCCTTTGATGTGCAGCTCAACGACAATAATAACATGAAAATATATTTCAATAAATTTCTTCATAATCGAACAATGTTTATACTTTGCTATTTTGTTGATAACACCGAGCATAAAAATCTAGAGATCAAACTTGAGCATTATCAAAAAATGCAAGCCATAGGACAGTTAGCAGGTGGTATTGCACATGACTTCAACAACATATTAACCGGAATAATAGGGTTTTGTGATCTGCTTTTGCTTAAACATTCAGCTGGTGATCCATCTTTTGGAGATATAATACAAATACAGCAAAACGCAAAACGTGGATCAAATTTAGTTAAGCAGTTGCTTGCTTTTTCAAGAAGGCAAACCATGCAACCAAAGATTATTGATGTGAATAGTACGATAGCTAATCTTTATGAAATGATAAAAAGGTTGATAGGTGAAAATATAAAATTCACTACTTATTACGGTAGAGATTTAGGTATGGTTAGGGCTGATCAAGGACAATTAGAGCAGGTTATTATTAATTTAGTGATCAATGCCAGTGCTGCTATGGAAAAGGGCGGAGAATTAACCATACGAACCTTTGATAAAAAGATTGATTCATTAAATTCCACACCTTGGGATATGTTTTCTCCAGACAAGGAAGCAATTGAACATGGAAATTATGTTGTGATTGAAGTAATTGACACTGGATGTGGAATGACAAGTAATACAATTGAAAAAGTATTTGACCCATTTTTTTCTACCAAAGATATCACTTCTGGTACAGGCCTTGGTCTCTCTACTGTATATGGCATTATTAAACAAACTGAAGGGTACATCTATGTTGCTAGTAAAGTAAATCATGGAACCAAATTTAGTATATTTTTGCCTATGGTTTACATATCAGATGAAAATAATATAGAGAAAGATAGCGAAGAAATAGAAAAGCCGGTAGTAAGTGAAGTGAAAGGCAATGGCATAATTTTACTAATTGAAGATGAAGATTCAGTCAGAGAATTCACTACTAAAGCATTAGAAAGAAGAGGGTTTGATGTAATAGAAGCAAGCATGGGCAGTAAGGCATTAGAAATAATAAGTACAAAGAGTCAACACATAGATTTAATAATCACTGATGTAATAATGCCAGAAGTCAGCGGTCCAGAGATAGTCAAAGAGGCTCTAATTCACAGGCCAGATATTGACGTTATTTTCATTTCTGGATATGCGGAAGATGCGTTTTTGAAGAACGACACCATTAATATAGAAGATTTCCACTTTTTACCGAAACCATTCACTCTAAGCGAATTAGGAAACAAAGTTCAAAGTGTACTGCATAAGGTAAAAAAGCCAGTTTAA
- a CDS encoding Fic family protein: MKFIPNYTITSKIASCLMKIEAVKEKVLHLPLTVSMLSSLRETARLYTTHYSTMIEGNRLEPKQIEEVLSGKSHFPKYRRDENEVRGYYAALTQVEQWAARGVPITEKAIQTLYALVMASGKSKVKPTPYRDGQNVICDSHTHAIVYMPPEAKDVSKLMSSMVDWIRENEKVPCPIIAGIAHYQFVTIHPYYDGNGRTARLLTTLILYLGGYDLKGLYSLEEYYAKNLGAYYEAISVGPSHNYYMGRAGADITKWVDYFVEGAAIAFENVLQRINEEECHTDQTDLIRELDPKQRKALELFQEFSTVTASQVGKLFIALLIIVETNEEKQNRQHGEKI, from the coding sequence ATGAAATTTATACCAAATTATACAATTACTTCTAAAATTGCTAGCTGCCTTATGAAGATTGAAGCAGTAAAGGAAAAGGTATTACATTTACCATTAACCGTATCAATGCTTTCGTCTCTTCGTGAAACTGCGCGGCTTTATACTACACACTATTCTACTATGATTGAAGGAAACCGACTTGAGCCTAAACAGATTGAAGAAGTTTTAAGTGGTAAAAGCCACTTTCCGAAATATAGGAGAGACGAAAATGAGGTTAGGGGATATTATGCAGCTTTAACTCAAGTTGAACAATGGGCAGCAAGAGGAGTACCTATTACTGAGAAAGCTATTCAAACACTGTATGCTCTAGTAATGGCAAGTGGAAAATCTAAAGTAAAACCAACACCTTACCGTGATGGTCAAAACGTTATATGTGATAGTCATACACATGCAATTGTCTATATGCCACCGGAGGCAAAGGACGTATCAAAGCTCATGAGCAGTATGGTGGATTGGATTCGTGAAAATGAGAAAGTGCCTTGCCCAATTATTGCAGGTATTGCTCATTATCAATTTGTGACAATCCATCCGTACTATGACGGTAATGGTCGTACTGCAAGATTGCTCACTACGTTGATTTTATATCTTGGTGGGTATGATCTAAAGGGACTTTACTCATTGGAAGAATATTATGCCAAAAATCTAGGGGCTTATTATGAAGCGATAAGTGTAGGTCCATCACATAACTACTATATGGGAAGGGCTGGAGCGGATATTACCAAGTGGGTGGATTATTTTGTAGAAGGTGCAGCAATTGCATTTGAGAATGTTTTACAGCGTATAAATGAAGAAGAATGCCATACTGATCAGACTGACCTTATACGTGAGCTTGATCCTAAACAACGTAAAGCTCTAGAGCTCTTCCAAGAATTTTCAACTGTTACAGCTAGTCAGGTTGGCAAATTATTTATAGCCCTTCTCATAATAGTGGAAACAAATGAAGAAAAGCAGAATCGACAGCATGGCGAAAAGATTTAA
- the rpsU gene encoding 30S ribosomal protein S21, whose product MIEVSVHYGDVDRAFPVLKKTIQKEGRGVKMKKQYHEKKSEKRAKKKAEAKKKRYQQECRRQRYGW is encoded by the coding sequence TTGATTGAAGTATCAGTTCATTATGGCGATGTGGATAGGGCTTTTCCAGTATTGAAAAAAACAATTCAAAAGGAAGGAAGAGGAGTAAAAATGAAAAAGCAATATCACGAAAAAAAATCAGAAAAGAGAGCTAAAAAGAAAGCTGAAGCTAAAAAAAAGAGGTACCAACAAGAATGCAGAAGACAGCGTTACGGTTGGTAA
- the sucD gene encoding succinate--CoA ligase subunit alpha, which yields MSVLVSKDTRLICQGFTGAQGTFHSEQAIGYGTRMVGGVTPGKGGSTHLNLPVFNTVEEAKEKTDVNATVIYVPAKFAAAAILEAIDAEIELIVCITEGIPILDMVKVKHALIGSKSRLIGPNCPGIITPEECKIGIMPGHIHKRGHIGIMSRSGTLTYEAVAQTTAVGLGQSTCIGIGGDPVHGMTFVDCMELFLKDDDTYGIVVIGEIGGNEEEDVSHFLKTEKTKKPIVGFVAGQTAPPGRRMGHAGAIISSSGGSAGAKLEVMRSAGIAIAETPAVIGKKVLEVMQH from the coding sequence ATGTCTGTTTTAGTAAGTAAGGATACAAGATTAATATGCCAGGGTTTTACAGGTGCACAGGGTACATTTCATTCAGAGCAGGCTATCGGTTATGGGACAAGAATGGTTGGCGGTGTAACTCCTGGAAAAGGTGGGAGCACTCACCTTAATTTACCAGTTTTCAATACTGTAGAAGAAGCTAAAGAAAAAACTGATGTAAATGCTACAGTAATATACGTGCCTGCTAAGTTTGCTGCTGCAGCAATACTCGAAGCGATAGATGCAGAAATAGAGTTGATAGTTTGCATTACAGAGGGCATTCCTATACTTGACATGGTGAAAGTTAAGCATGCACTTATTGGTTCAAAAAGTCGATTGATTGGTCCTAACTGTCCAGGGATTATTACACCTGAAGAGTGCAAAATAGGGATCATGCCAGGGCATATTCACAAGCGCGGGCATATAGGAATTATGTCTCGTTCTGGAACTCTGACTTATGAAGCAGTAGCACAAACAACTGCTGTTGGTCTTGGTCAGTCAACATGTATCGGGATTGGGGGGGATCCTGTTCACGGTATGACGTTTGTTGACTGTATGGAGCTGTTTTTAAAAGATGACGATACTTATGGTATTGTAGTCATTGGTGAGATAGGTGGAAATGAAGAAGAGGATGTATCACATTTTTTAAAGACAGAAAAAACTAAAAAACCAATTGTTGGATTTGTTGCTGGTCAAACGGCACCTCCTGGAAGACGTATGGGGCACGCTGGAGCTATTATCTCTTCCAGTGGAGGAAGTGCTGGTGCAAAGCTTGAAGTCATGAGAAGTGCTGGCATTGCAATTGCAGAAACTCCTGCAGTGATTGGTAAAAAAGTATTGGAAGTTATGCAGCATTAG
- a CDS encoding DUF6444 domain-containing protein, giving the protein MTKVLQEKIVAENANLKEEIKALIRENDSLKAKIVELQDKLGLNSQNSSLPPSRDIYRKKAKKKSDKKPGGQPGHKGHKRELMAADEVVSCTIDTICMCGGKVTLEDEIIHQKVELPEIKPTVTEYRLQRGHCSSCVKSQ; this is encoded by the coding sequence ATGACAAAAGTGCTGCAAGAAAAGATTGTAGCAGAAAACGCTAATCTCAAGGAAGAAATAAAAGCGCTGATCAGAGAAAATGACAGCTTGAAAGCAAAAATAGTTGAATTACAAGACAAATTGGGCTTAAATTCGCAAAATTCATCGCTGCCACCATCACGAGATATATATCGTAAGAAAGCAAAAAAGAAAAGTGATAAAAAACCAGGAGGTCAGCCAGGACATAAGGGGCATAAGCGTGAATTAATGGCTGCAGACGAGGTAGTGAGCTGCACAATTGATACGATTTGTATGTGTGGAGGTAAGGTTACTTTAGAAGATGAAATTATTCATCAGAAGGTAGAATTGCCAGAAATTAAGCCAACTGTAACTGAGTACAGATTGCAAAGAGGACATTGTAGCAGTTGTGTTAAAAGTCAATAG